Genomic window (Rosa chinensis cultivar Old Blush chromosome 6, RchiOBHm-V2, whole genome shotgun sequence):
GCCTGAGCTGTCTCCCGCTCTGCCAAGAGTCTGCGAGTTTCAATCAATTTTCTCATTGCAGCCTCATAAACCaccttctcttttttgtttctaCTCACCATTTCTTCTAGCTTTCCAACTCGCATCTTCAACTCCTTCACTTCATCCTCATAAGCCACCAAATCCCGCCTATCAACTTTCTTCCCCTCCCCTGACCCTTTGTTCTGCTGCTTCTTTGCTGATCCACCATTTAAAGCTTCACCGTGCATAGCAAGTTGGCTATTAATAAAACTAAACATATCAGGTGTTGACTCCACTTCTTTCGCTGCTCTTGTCAATGCTGCAAACTTCTTGTCACGTTTCCTTTTACCACCTCTGCTACGCTTCTTTCCCTGATTCCCTTCGCCCTCTTCCTTCTCACAAGATTCCACAGCATGATCAAGAGATTGTTTTGGTGGAAGGACCTTCACAGAGATGGGATCTACAATTCCCTGCCCAGATGCGCCTAGACCTGTCCCTTCAAGGTAACCCATATTGGCCATCATCTTGGAAGCAATACCACGGGTGTGGTTCTCCCACTTAGCAAATATGGCCGTTTCTGTCTGAATGCCCCTCTGTAGTCGGGTGCTTTCAAGAAATCCTAAACCCTGTGAGGCCTCGTCTTCGTACTCACTGTAATCAGATTGTTCTGAGCtagaatcttcttcttcactcatTTGAGCAAACTCAGATAATGCTATAGCTTCTTCCCCAAGATTTGCAGAGCTTCCATCATCTTGGAAAACAACTCTCCCAACCCCAAGTAAACCATCCCATGATTCAAGTTCAGCTTTCCTCCAAATACCTTCTTCACCATCTGAGACAGCCCAAATACTTGACCCTACTAGTGACTGCTCCCACATAGTTGGCGTATACATTTTCAAGGAGGTGAGTGGGACGTCAACTCCTGTATGCAATAAAGATAGTTAACATCAAAACTGCTGGAACGAATTGGTTCAGAAAAAACAGAAGGTATTGTCAGCAGTTTTCAGAAGCATGCATTATACAAGTATAACCAAAAGAAATCAAGTTAAGCTACATAAACATCGTGCCCGAGCTGAAAAACACATTTCCTATCGctcgaaaaaataaaaaataaataaacatacgAATCAAAAAGTTAATGCAATCAGCTCAAAAGAATTTAAATACAACGAAACATATACAGCCTGGTTATGCCCACGGACCTAAACATAGCCTGCCTATGCTCACCAACCTAAACTATAGCGTGGCTATGCCAACCAATCTATGTCATAACCAATAAATTGCTCTGAATGCTAATAGCGATGCAAAAATGGGAGCAAGGAGACTTTAGAGTTGCAGTACAGACTTATCGATTAATAGATAAGAGTACAACATACCATGTGATAAGCGGCAGTTAGTACCAAATCGACATCGTTGTTGTAGAAAGAACTTGCAAATCTGCACTTTGGTGGTGTAGCATTAGCATACGGAAGTGATTGTATAGCATTTGTATTTTTAAGTGGTTATACAGCATCAGTATATTGAAGTGGTTATGTAGCATCAACATATTGAAACGGTTATATAAGTAGTAATTTGAAGTGATTTTATAGCATTAGTATTATTGACAGGACACACATCTGGTTCAACTTTACAAGAAATTTTCACCCATGGATAGTATTGCTCTCACAATcactaaaagaagaaaatagaaacaaaaattataattcaCGGGATAAACATAGGATCAGTGAAATGTACGCACCAGCATATTTTCAGAAGTAGGATTGAGGAAAGCAATTTTTGCGGTATTAGAAGCATCCAGTCCTATAACTTGACCATTGTACCAACGTCCATCAGAGTGACGGAACCTAAATTTTGATCCAACACTGTAACTTGGTTCCTCAAGAGGCTCTGGCTGAACCTCCGTTGGATCAAGAGTCTCTTCCTTGACATCCTTATCAGCGTGATGAGAAGGATCCAGAGCTGAATCGACTTCTCGTAATAACCGTGCACGCTTTAGGTGCAGAAGCCCTTCCTCGACATCTTTAATTGCCTGAACAACCTCCTCTTGAAGCTGGTAAAATGTAAGCGCCACGTGACAATGCGAAGGAGTAAGTCTTAGCAAAGTACTATGAAGAGCTTAGAAACTAGAATCTCAACCCAATTTCCATTATATCACCACAACTGAAATCATACTTGAGCTACTAAGCCTATGAATTAAAGGAAATGATCAAGTACACTAATCCACCAATTCAATTAATACAAAACATAGGCAACCGAACAAAGCGAGGCGTtgaaacgagagagagagagagagagagagagagagagagtacgtACAGCTCGGAGCTCGGGATTGTTGGGGTCGGAGACTAAGGCGTGGTTGAGGGTTGCAAGAGAGTCTTTTTGCTCTTGCAATTGAATGTCTAGCTGGTTCTCCAGAACCCTCTCGTCCTCGCTTCCCATcgccacctctctctctctctcctccgcgaGGTAACCTTATGTTTGTTGAGTAAGAACTTgttatgggccgggccgggcctctCCGGCCCACCCGtttattaatgttttttttttttgaaaataaaatagggaaaataagaagaagaaagtggAAAATGGAAGAAGGCACTGTGCGGTGAGTGGGATCGGGAAATGGGGCAAGAGCATCATGAAGCGACGGAGGGGTTGGTGAGGCTGCTGACGAAAGCGAACCACGATCTGACAGTGGTTCAGCACAGGCTCGACAAGGAGTTTCAGCAAATCTATCCCCAAAATGCAAACCCGATGAAGCTGGTTTCTAGAATTAAGAAAATTCAGCAAGACTTGTCCACTTTGGAAGACCAGTGCCGTCAACTTCTAACAGCCAAGCAGgtatcactctctctctctctctatttatctatatctatatctgATGAGCATGTTAGGCTTTTGTTTGTTGAatagggttttgggttttgcaggATT
Coding sequences:
- the LOC112172341 gene encoding zinc finger CCCH domain-containing protein 18; protein product: MGSEDERVLENQLDIQLQEQKDSLATLNHALVSDPNNPELRALQEEVVQAIKDVEEGLLHLKRARLLREVDSALDPSHHADKDVKEETLDPTEVQPEPLEEPSYSVGSKFRFRHSDGRWYNGQVIGLDASNTAKIAFLNPTSENMLICKFFLQQRCRFGTNCRLSHGVDVPLTSLKMYTPTMWEQSLVGSSIWAVSDGEEGIWRKAELESWDGLLGVGRVVFQDDGSSANLGEEAIALSEFAQMSEEEDSSSEQSDYSEYEDEASQGLGFLESTRLQRGIQTETAIFAKWENHTRGIASKMMANMGYLEGTGLGASGQGIVDPISVKVLPPKQSLDHAVESCEKEEGEGNQGKKRSRGGKRKRDKKFAALTRAAKEVESTPDMFSFINSQLAMHGEALNGGSAKKQQNKGSGEGKKVDRRDLVAYEDEVKELKMRVGKLEEMVSRNKKEKVVYEAAMRKLIETRRLLAERETAQASASNAVVSREKEKRWLKF